A window of the Salegentibacter mishustinae genome harbors these coding sequences:
- a CDS encoding peptidase associated/transthyretin-like domain-containing protein: MIKNTLYITLILFCNILLAQGQERMLVNGKIIVPENDSPEGMTIFNQNTSRGTIANPNGEFKLRVALNDTIVFSAIQFENFKVVVAEGVINSGEMNVFLTETVTELPEVLLSDNELSGDIRVDVARIEVEDPEVPRYSAAELEAMNVRRQPDSLMGPGRNAALAAGNTRLVNGLNFVNIFKLLVGAEVENNPFTKRELDEKLRDLYDDEFFKANLNIERDRINDFIYYVTDHGLDQELLQDGNELNLIEFLINKSKDYKAFHARE; this comes from the coding sequence ATGATAAAGAATACATTATATATTACGCTAATATTATTCTGCAATATTTTATTAGCGCAGGGGCAGGAAAGAATGCTGGTTAACGGTAAAATAATTGTTCCTGAAAATGATTCTCCCGAAGGAATGACCATTTTTAATCAAAATACCTCCCGGGGCACCATAGCAAACCCTAACGGAGAATTTAAGTTGCGAGTGGCACTAAATGATACTATTGTTTTTTCTGCTATTCAGTTTGAAAATTTTAAAGTAGTAGTGGCAGAAGGAGTTATAAATTCTGGAGAAATGAACGTATTTCTAACGGAAACCGTCACTGAATTGCCAGAGGTGCTTTTGTCTGATAATGAGCTCTCGGGAGACATTAGAGTAGATGTAGCCAGGATCGAGGTGGAAGACCCTGAAGTGCCAAGGTATTCTGCAGCTGAGCTAGAAGCTATGAATGTTAGAAGACAACCTGATTCCCTAATGGGTCCGGGAAGAAATGCAGCACTGGCAGCCGGGAATACCCGGCTTGTAAACGGTCTTAATTTTGTAAATATCTTCAAATTACTGGTTGGAGCCGAAGTTGAAAATAATCCGTTCACTAAACGTGAGTTAGATGAAAAATTAAGGGATCTTTACGACGACGAGTTTTTTAAGGCTAATTTAAATATAGAGCGCGACAGAATTAATGATTTTATATATTACGTCACAGATCACGGCCTGGACCAGGAATTACTGCAGGACGGAAACGAGCTAAATCTCATCGAATTTTTAATAAATAAAAGCAAAGACTATAAAGCTTTTCACGCTCGGGAATAA
- the pepE gene encoding dipeptidase PepE: MSKALLASTSTLHGEEYLEYLIPELKTFFSEAEEVIFIPFARPGGISHDEYTQKAAEAFNRAGIKLRGIHEFNNMTETITEAKGIFTGGGNTFLLVSELYRHKLMQPLKESVLNGAAYMGTSAGTNIAGLTMQTTNDMPIVYPPSFKTLGIVPFNINPHYLDPDTNSTHKGETRETRIKEFHTINTQPVVGLREGSWLLVSDNKIELKGKLSARIFKTEKLPFEIETNSDLSELN; the protein is encoded by the coding sequence ATGAGTAAAGCATTATTGGCAAGTACATCTACTTTACATGGAGAAGAATACCTGGAATATCTTATTCCTGAATTAAAAACATTTTTCAGCGAAGCCGAAGAAGTAATTTTTATTCCTTTTGCCCGTCCCGGTGGGATTTCACACGATGAATATACCCAAAAGGCTGCTGAAGCCTTCAATAGAGCCGGAATTAAACTGCGAGGAATTCACGAATTCAATAATATGACAGAAACCATAACTGAGGCCAAAGGAATTTTTACCGGCGGCGGAAATACTTTTCTCTTAGTTTCTGAACTTTACCGGCATAAATTAATGCAGCCTTTAAAAGAGAGTGTTTTAAACGGCGCAGCCTATATGGGAACCAGCGCAGGAACAAATATTGCCGGGCTAACTATGCAAACTACTAACGATATGCCTATAGTCTATCCCCCGAGTTTTAAAACCCTGGGAATCGTACCTTTTAATATTAATCCGCATTATTTAGATCCCGACACAAACTCTACACATAAAGGAGAAACCAGAGAAACAAGAATTAAAGAATTTCATACTATAAATACACAACCTGTAGTTGGATTACGTGAAGGTAGCTGGTTGCTGGTTTCAGATAATAAAATTGAGTTAAAAGGTAAGTTAAGCGCGCGTATTTTTAAAACAGAAAAATTACCTTTCGAAATAGAAACAAATAGCGATCTAAGCGAACTAAATTAA
- a CDS encoding glutaminase, which produces MDYQKILNTINDELSYRDVTGKVASYIPELAKVDPRKFGMHVYCGDRQHFSFGDSEELFSIQSISKVFSLSMAMRLMGEDLWDRVDVEPSGDPFNSLSQLEYESGVPRNPFINAGALVISDILVDQLENPKQELLDFVRKITQDNSINFDPKIATSERSTGYRNVALVNYMKALGNIKCEVEPIVDFYFHLCSLAMSCKQLAQAFMIFANKGRILGTNEEILTPTTVKRINSLMQTCGFYDEAGEFSFEVGLPGKSGVGGGIVAIHPDQYSVAVWSPILNEKGNSELGMKALERLTTLTGLSVF; this is translated from the coding sequence ATGGATTACCAAAAAATTTTAAATACCATCAATGACGAATTAAGTTACCGGGACGTTACAGGCAAAGTTGCCTCCTACATTCCCGAACTTGCAAAGGTAGACCCAAGAAAATTTGGAATGCATGTTTATTGCGGAGATCGTCAGCATTTTAGTTTTGGAGATAGCGAAGAACTTTTTTCGATTCAAAGTATATCCAAAGTTTTTAGTCTTTCAATGGCTATGAGGCTTATGGGAGAAGATCTTTGGGACCGGGTAGATGTAGAACCTTCCGGAGACCCATTTAATTCTTTAAGCCAGTTGGAATATGAAAGCGGTGTGCCGCGAAATCCCTTTATTAATGCAGGAGCTTTAGTAATTTCAGATATTTTGGTAGACCAACTAGAAAACCCTAAACAGGAATTACTGGATTTTGTTAGAAAAATAACTCAAGATAATAGTATCAATTTCGATCCTAAGATTGCCACTTCAGAGAGATCTACCGGTTATAGAAATGTAGCCCTTGTAAATTACATGAAAGCCCTTGGAAACATTAAATGTGAAGTAGAACCTATTGTAGATTTCTATTTTCATCTTTGTTCCCTGGCAATGTCCTGTAAACAACTTGCTCAGGCTTTTATGATTTTCGCTAATAAAGGTAGAATACTTGGGACTAACGAAGAAATTTTAACTCCTACCACGGTAAAAAGGATCAATTCATTAATGCAAACCTGTGGTTTCTATGATGAAGCCGGAGAATTTAGTTTTGAGGTAGGCCTTCCGGGGAAAAGTGGAGTTGGTGGCGGTATCGTAGCCATCCATCCAGATCAATATTCCGTAGCGGTTTGGAGCCCTATATTAAATGAAAAAGGAAATTCTGAATTAGGCATGAAAGCTTTAGAACGCCTTACTACCTTAACAGGACTTTCGGTATTCTAG
- the rpsT gene encoding 30S ribosomal protein S20, producing the protein MANHKSALKRIRSNETKRLRNRYQHKTTRNAIKKLKESEKKEAEALLPSVISMVDKLAKKNIIHDNKAANLKSQLTKHVAAL; encoded by the coding sequence ATGGCAAATCACAAGTCAGCATTGAAGAGGATTCGTAGCAATGAGACCAAACGTCTTAGAAACCGCTACCAGCATAAAACTACCAGAAACGCGATTAAGAAGTTGAAGGAGTCTGAGAAGAAAGAAGCTGAAGCTTTATTGCCTTCTGTTATCTCTATGGTAGATAAATTAGCAAAGAAAAACATTATACACGATAACAAAGCTGCGAACTTAAAATCGCAACTTACAAAGCACGTAGCCGCGCTTTAA
- the proS gene encoding proline--tRNA ligase, with product MSKKLSKRSEDYSKWYNELVVKADLAENSAVRGCMVIKPYGFAIWEKMQAQLDKMFKETGHENAYFPLFVPKHLFEAEEKNAEGFAKECAVVTHYRLKTDPNDKSKLIVDPEAKLEEELVVRPTSEAIIWNTYKNWIQSYRDLPIKINQWANVVRWEMRTRLFLRTSEFLWQEGHTAHATKQEALEETELMNNIYAEFAEKFMAMPVIKGTKTEAERFAGAVETYCIEAMMQDGKALQAGTSHFLGQNFAKAFDVKFTSKEGKLENVWATSWGVSTRLMGALIMTHSDDNGLVLPPNLAPTQVVIVPIYKGEEQLQEISKVANKLADDLKEAGISVKYDDRDTQKPGWKFAQYELQGVPVRLAIGPKDLEKGSVELARRDTLTKEFVNQTEVVEKVKHLMVEIQETLFEKANNFRNDHITKVNSFDEFKKVLKSKGGFISAHWDGTTETENKIKGLTKATIRCIPFGSEKESGSCVLTGKPSEQRVLFAKAY from the coding sequence ATGAGTAAAAAGTTAAGCAAGAGAAGCGAAGATTATTCGAAATGGTACAACGAATTGGTGGTAAAAGCTGATTTAGCTGAAAATTCCGCAGTGAGAGGTTGTATGGTTATAAAACCCTACGGTTTCGCGATATGGGAAAAAATGCAGGCCCAGCTTGATAAAATGTTTAAGGAAACAGGCCATGAAAATGCCTATTTTCCACTTTTTGTGCCCAAGCATCTTTTTGAAGCTGAAGAAAAAAATGCTGAAGGCTTTGCGAAAGAATGTGCTGTGGTTACTCATTACCGCTTGAAAACCGATCCTAACGATAAATCTAAATTAATAGTAGACCCGGAAGCTAAACTGGAAGAAGAATTGGTAGTTAGACCAACTTCTGAAGCTATTATCTGGAATACATATAAGAATTGGATCCAGTCTTATAGAGATCTACCTATAAAAATCAATCAATGGGCCAATGTGGTTCGTTGGGAAATGCGTACGCGTCTATTTCTAAGAACTTCAGAGTTTCTTTGGCAGGAAGGGCATACCGCTCACGCAACCAAACAGGAAGCACTGGAAGAAACAGAGTTGATGAATAATATTTACGCTGAATTTGCCGAAAAATTTATGGCAATGCCGGTGATTAAAGGAACTAAAACTGAAGCTGAACGCTTTGCCGGTGCGGTAGAAACTTACTGTATTGAGGCAATGATGCAAGACGGGAAAGCCTTGCAGGCAGGAACTTCACACTTTTTAGGTCAAAACTTTGCAAAAGCTTTTGATGTTAAATTCACCTCTAAAGAAGGGAAGTTAGAAAATGTTTGGGCAACATCCTGGGGTGTCTCTACCCGCTTAATGGGTGCGCTTATAATGACGCATAGTGATGATAACGGATTAGTACTTCCTCCCAATTTAGCGCCTACACAGGTGGTAATTGTACCTATATATAAAGGAGAAGAGCAATTGCAGGAAATCTCTAAGGTGGCGAATAAACTTGCCGATGATCTTAAAGAAGCCGGTATTTCGGTGAAATATGACGATAGAGATACGCAAAAGCCAGGTTGGAAATTTGCACAGTATGAATTACAGGGTGTGCCGGTTAGATTGGCAATTGGACCAAAAGACCTTGAAAAGGGGAGTGTAGAGCTGGCAAGAAGAGATACGCTTACTAAAGAGTTTGTAAATCAAACTGAAGTAGTGGAGAAGGTGAAGCATTTGATGGTGGAAATCCAGGAAACATTATTTGAGAAAGCGAATAATTTTAGAAATGATCACATCACCAAAGTAAATTCTTTTGATGAATTTAAAAAAGTTTTAAAATCTAAAGGCGGATTTATTTCTGCGCATTGGGATGGAACTACAGAGACAGAAAACAAAATAAAAGGCCTTACCAAAGCCACAATTCGCTGTATACCATTTGGTTCCGAAAAGGAGTCGGGAAGCTGTGTGCTTACTGGTAAACCTTCAGAACAAAGAGTACTTTTTGCCAAGGCATATTAA
- a CDS encoding OmpP1/FadL family transporter gives MKKIFLVLGLLFLAGNTQAQNITDAYRYSSEELNGTARFRAMSGAFGALGGDLSAISVNPASSAVFLNSFGTITLAHRSTSKEVDYFGTGTSNDNSDFNFNQAGGVLIFDTRNDSPWRKFSLGLNYEQTNNFDDAYVATGVSQTSIDQYFLNYANGVPLNLLQTQEGETISELYSFLGENEGFGAQQAFLGYQGFVIDQVDNSPDNTSYNSFIGSGNFNQEYRTVSTGLNGKFSFNFGTQYKDFLYLGANLNTHFLNFDRSTRFRETNNNAGSATNEVRFNNNLSTVGDGFSFQLGAIAKVSERFRVGASYHSPTWFNITEEATQYLETNNNANERVIVDPNVINVYPDYTLKTPGKLTGSLAVLFGTKGLISFDYSYKDYSATEFRPTDDPEFQFQNELISAELQPVSTFRLGGEYRISNWSLRGGYRYEQSPYANETTVGDLTGYSGGIGYDFGTMKINLAYTNAQYEENPRLFENGLTNSANINRDLSNIILSLSFGL, from the coding sequence ATGAAAAAGATTTTTTTAGTACTGGGTCTTTTATTTTTAGCAGGAAACACCCAGGCACAAAACATCACGGATGCATATAGATATAGCTCTGAAGAATTAAACGGAACCGCAAGATTTCGAGCTATGAGCGGTGCTTTTGGCGCCCTTGGCGGCGATCTATCGGCTATTAGCGTAAATCCAGCAAGTTCGGCTGTATTTTTAAATTCTTTTGGAACAATCACATTGGCGCATAGGTCTACTAGCAAAGAGGTAGATTATTTTGGAACAGGCACATCTAATGACAATTCAGATTTTAACTTTAATCAGGCGGGTGGTGTACTTATTTTTGATACTCGAAACGATAGCCCCTGGAGGAAATTCAGTTTAGGTCTTAATTACGAGCAAACCAATAATTTTGATGATGCTTATGTAGCAACCGGAGTAAGCCAGACTTCTATAGATCAATATTTTTTAAATTATGCAAACGGGGTTCCATTAAACTTACTACAAACCCAGGAAGGCGAGACAATTTCAGAGCTTTATTCCTTCTTAGGAGAAAATGAAGGTTTTGGCGCGCAGCAGGCATTTTTAGGTTACCAGGGTTTTGTTATAGATCAGGTAGATAATTCACCAGATAATACTTCTTACAATTCTTTTATAGGTTCGGGTAATTTTAATCAGGAATATCGAACTGTATCTACAGGCTTAAATGGAAAATTCTCCTTTAATTTTGGTACTCAGTATAAAGATTTCCTTTACCTGGGCGCAAACTTAAACACACATTTCCTAAATTTTGATCGTTCTACGAGGTTTAGAGAAACTAATAATAACGCGGGAAGCGCTACAAACGAAGTTAGATTTAACAATAACCTGAGCACTGTTGGCGACGGTTTTTCTTTCCAGTTAGGTGCCATCGCAAAAGTAAGCGAAAGGTTTAGAGTTGGAGCATCCTACCACTCTCCTACCTGGTTCAACATTACCGAAGAAGCTACCCAATATCTGGAAACTAATAATAACGCGAATGAACGTGTGATTGTAGACCCTAATGTTATTAATGTTTATCCAGACTATACTTTAAAAACACCCGGGAAGTTAACAGGAAGTCTTGCTGTACTCTTTGGCACAAAAGGTTTAATTAGTTTTGATTACTCTTACAAAGATTATTCAGCAACCGAATTTAGACCTACCGATGATCCTGAATTCCAGTTTCAGAACGAACTTATTTCAGCAGAACTGCAGCCGGTATCTACTTTTAGATTAGGTGGTGAATATAGAATTAGCAATTGGAGTTTAAGAGGTGGTTACCGCTATGAGCAAAGCCCTTATGCTAACGAAACTACCGTGGGCGATCTAACCGGTTATTCGGGAGGTATTGGTTATGATTTTGGAACTATGAAAATAAATTTAGCCTATACCAACGCACAATACGAGGAAAACCCAAGACTTTTTGAAAACGGCCTAACAAACTCCGCAAATATAAACAGGGATCTTTCTAATATTATTTTATCCCTAAGTTTCGGATTATAA
- a CDS encoding cob(I)yrinic acid a,c-diamide adenosyltransferase, with translation MKIYTKTGDKGTTALFGGTRVPKHHIRIESYGTVDELNSHIGLIRDQDTGEHTKKILSRIQDRLFTIGSTLATDPEKQKLKSGKDRLSIPKISAEDIELLEKEMDKMNEELPEMTHFILPGGHQSVSFCHIARCVCRRAERLATALYEIEAFDEAVLQYLNRLSDYLFVLARMLSKRLQAEEVKWIPEKS, from the coding sequence ATGAAGATTTATACTAAAACCGGTGATAAAGGTACTACAGCACTATTTGGAGGTACGAGAGTTCCAAAGCATCATATTCGCATAGAGAGCTACGGCACGGTAGACGAGCTAAACTCTCACATTGGACTTATCCGCGATCAGGATACCGGAGAACATACTAAGAAAATATTGAGTAGAATTCAGGATAGACTCTTTACTATTGGCTCAACCCTGGCTACAGATCCAGAAAAGCAAAAATTGAAGAGCGGTAAAGACCGTTTAAGCATTCCGAAGATTTCAGCTGAAGATATTGAATTGCTGGAAAAAGAGATGGATAAAATGAATGAAGAACTTCCCGAAATGACTCATTTTATTCTTCCCGGCGGCCACCAGAGCGTGTCATTCTGTCACATAGCTCGTTGTGTTTGCCGTCGCGCAGAGCGGCTTGCTACGGCTTTATACGAAATCGAAGCTTTTGATGAGGCTGTATTACAATACCTGAATAGACTTTCTGACTATCTATTTGTGCTGGCACGGATGTTGTCTAAAAGATTACAGGCCGAAGAGGTGAAATGGATTCCTGAAAAATCATAA
- a CDS encoding DUF2795 domain-containing protein, with product MYWTLELASYLSDAPWPATKDELIDYAIRTGAPLEVVENLQAIEDEGDSYDSIEEIWPDYPTDDDYLWNEDEY from the coding sequence ATGTATTGGACTTTAGAATTAGCATCTTATTTAAGTGATGCACCCTGGCCAGCAACTAAAGACGAGTTAATTGACTATGCGATTAGAACCGGTGCTCCGTTAGAAGTAGTTGAGAACCTGCAGGCAATTGAAGATGAAGGAGACTCGTATGATTCTATTGAGGAAATTTGGCCCGATTATCCAACTGATGATGATTATCTTTGGAATGAAGATGAATATTAA
- the secA gene encoding preprotein translocase subunit SecA, translated as MSFLNSVLKVFVGDKSKKDVKEIQPIVDKIKALEGEFEALSLDELRAKTTSFKAKIAEALKDINKKIEDLEAEADANDDITRKEDIYAEIDALKAKSYEVSEGVLNDILPEAFATVKETAKRFFHNEQLKVKASEYDRELSAEKDYINLEGDHAIWNNSWDAAGKPVTWDMIHYDVQLIGGVAMHQGKIAEMQTGEGKTLVATLPMYLNALTGNGVHLVTVNDYLAKRDSAWMAPIFQFHGLSVDCIDYHRPNSAARRKAYNADITYGTNNEFGFDYLRDNMSHAPDDLVQRPHNFAIVDEVDSVLVDDARTPLIISGPIPKGDVHEFNELKPAISNIVELQRKHLTKVFAEAKKLIKEGNTKDGAFLLLRVYRGLPKNKALIKFLSEEGIKQLLQKTENHYMQDNNREMPKVDADLYFTIEEKNNQIDLTDKGIDYLSADGDADFFVLPEMGMEIAKIEKEGLSKEEEAQKKEELFRDYSVKSERIHTLRQLLKAYTLFEKDDEYVVIDNKVKIVDEQTGRIMDGRRYSDGLHQAIEAKENVKIEDATQTFATVTLQNYFRMYSKLSGMTGTAVTEAGEFWEIYELDVVEIPTNRPIARNDKDDLVYKTKREKYNAVIDHVTDLSNAGRPVLIGTTSVEISELLSRMLKLRNVPHNVLNAKLHKREADIVAEAGKSGIVTIATNMAGRGTDIKLSKEVKEAGGLAIVGTERHDSRRVDRQLRGRAGRQGDPGSSQFYVSLEDNLMRLFGSERIAKLMDKMGLEEGEVIQHSMISKSIERAQKKVEENNFGIRKRLLEYDDVMNAQREVIYKRRYHALFGDRLKVDIANMIFDTSEAITENNKVAQDYKNFEFELIRYFSMSAPVSEQEFEKMGVQKIAGIVYKEAYKHYQQKMEHSASRAFPVIKNVYEDESNNFERISVPFSDGQKTLQVVTNLEKAYETEGVQLVKDFEKNISLAIIDDSWKTHLRKMDELKQSVQLAVHEQKDPLLIYKFEAFELFKAMLDQVNRDVISFLFKGEIPEGNVSNIHEARQRKKEKVETQKEEIPNIDERAAQSRAAGNTQQQRKPQVTETITRDQPKIGRNDKVTIKNVMSGENKTLKYKQAIPLIEKGDWVVVNQ; from the coding sequence ATGAGTTTTTTAAATTCTGTATTGAAAGTATTTGTTGGCGACAAATCAAAAAAAGACGTCAAAGAAATACAACCTATAGTCGATAAGATAAAGGCGCTGGAAGGTGAGTTTGAAGCCCTTTCTTTAGATGAACTTAGAGCTAAAACCACAAGTTTTAAAGCAAAGATCGCTGAAGCTTTAAAAGATATAAACAAGAAAATTGAAGACCTGGAAGCTGAGGCAGATGCCAATGACGATATTACGCGAAAGGAAGATATCTATGCTGAGATTGATGCATTAAAAGCAAAGTCTTATGAAGTATCAGAAGGCGTTTTAAATGATATCCTTCCCGAAGCTTTTGCTACCGTAAAAGAAACCGCCAAACGCTTCTTCCATAACGAACAACTTAAAGTTAAAGCATCAGAATATGATCGTGAACTTTCTGCCGAAAAAGACTATATAAACCTTGAGGGAGATCACGCTATTTGGAATAACTCCTGGGATGCTGCCGGAAAACCGGTAACCTGGGATATGATCCATTATGATGTGCAGCTAATTGGGGGTGTAGCAATGCACCAGGGAAAAATTGCAGAGATGCAAACCGGTGAAGGTAAAACTCTTGTAGCTACCTTACCAATGTACCTTAATGCCTTAACCGGGAATGGAGTGCACCTTGTAACGGTAAACGACTACCTGGCCAAAAGGGATAGCGCCTGGATGGCTCCTATTTTTCAATTTCACGGCCTAAGTGTAGATTGTATAGATTACCACAGGCCAAACTCTGCTGCCAGAAGAAAAGCCTATAATGCCGATATCACCTACGGAACCAATAATGAATTCGGTTTCGATTATTTGCGTGATAATATGTCTCACGCGCCAGACGATTTGGTGCAGCGTCCACATAATTTTGCTATCGTAGATGAGGTAGATTCAGTGTTAGTAGATGATGCCCGTACTCCACTTATTATTTCGGGACCTATTCCAAAAGGAGATGTGCACGAATTTAATGAGTTAAAACCGGCAATTTCCAATATTGTAGAGTTACAACGTAAGCATCTTACCAAGGTTTTTGCTGAAGCTAAAAAGCTTATCAAAGAAGGAAATACCAAAGACGGTGCTTTTCTATTATTAAGAGTTTACCGCGGACTTCCTAAAAATAAGGCACTAATTAAATTCCTAAGTGAAGAAGGTATAAAGCAACTACTGCAAAAGACCGAAAATCACTATATGCAGGATAATAACCGCGAAATGCCTAAAGTAGACGCGGATCTTTATTTCACTATTGAAGAGAAAAACAATCAAATAGACCTTACAGACAAAGGTATTGATTACCTTTCTGCCGATGGAGATGCCGATTTTTTTGTATTGCCAGAAATGGGAATGGAAATCGCCAAAATCGAAAAAGAAGGACTTTCTAAAGAAGAAGAGGCTCAGAAAAAAGAAGAGCTTTTTAGAGATTACAGTGTAAAAAGTGAGCGTATTCACACCCTACGCCAATTGCTTAAAGCTTACACCCTATTCGAAAAAGACGACGAATATGTGGTGATAGATAACAAGGTGAAAATCGTTGACGAGCAAACCGGCCGTATTATGGACGGGCGTCGTTATAGCGATGGTTTACACCAGGCAATTGAAGCCAAGGAAAATGTAAAGATTGAAGACGCTACTCAAACTTTTGCTACGGTAACCCTTCAGAATTACTTTAGAATGTACAGCAAGTTATCGGGTATGACCGGTACAGCTGTAACTGAAGCTGGAGAATTCTGGGAAATCTATGAATTGGATGTAGTAGAAATTCCTACCAACCGCCCAATTGCAAGAAACGATAAAGACGATTTGGTTTACAAAACCAAACGAGAAAAATACAATGCGGTTATAGATCACGTAACCGATCTTTCTAATGCCGGAAGACCGGTGCTTATTGGTACAACCTCGGTAGAAATTTCAGAATTACTTTCAAGGATGCTGAAATTAAGAAATGTACCCCATAACGTGCTTAACGCGAAATTACACAAAAGAGAGGCCGATATTGTTGCTGAAGCCGGTAAATCTGGAATTGTAACAATCGCCACAAACATGGCAGGTCGTGGTACCGATATTAAACTAAGTAAAGAAGTAAAAGAAGCCGGTGGTTTGGCTATTGTAGGTACAGAGCGTCACGATTCACGACGTGTAGACCGCCAGTTAAGGGGTCGTGCAGGCCGTCAGGGAGATCCGGGAAGTTCACAGTTTTATGTTTCTTTGGAAGATAACTTAATGCGTCTATTTGGTTCTGAAAGGATCGCCAAATTAATGGATAAAATGGGTCTGGAAGAAGGTGAAGTAATTCAGCATTCTATGATCTCTAAATCTATTGAACGTGCACAGAAAAAGGTAGAAGAAAATAACTTCGGAATAAGAAAGCGTTTGCTCGAATATGATGATGTGATGAATGCGCAGCGTGAAGTAATTTACAAACGTCGTTACCACGCGTTATTTGGAGACAGGCTTAAGGTTGATATCGCTAATATGATCTTTGATACTTCTGAAGCGATTACCGAGAACAATAAAGTTGCCCAGGATTATAAGAATTTTGAATTTGAACTAATTAGGTACTTCTCTATGAGTGCCCCGGTTTCAGAACAAGAATTCGAGAAAATGGGCGTTCAAAAAATTGCCGGAATTGTTTATAAAGAAGCCTATAAACATTACCAGCAAAAAATGGAGCACAGCGCTTCCAGAGCATTCCCGGTAATTAAGAATGTTTACGAAGATGAAAGCAACAACTTTGAAAGAATTTCGGTTCCATTTTCAGATGGTCAAAAAACACTTCAGGTAGTTACTAATCTTGAAAAAGCTTACGAAACCGAAGGTGTTCAACTTGTTAAAGATTTCGAAAAAAATATAAGTCTTGCTATTATAGATGATTCTTGGAAAACTCATCTTCGTAAAATGGATGAGTTAAAACAAAGCGTTCAGCTGGCTGTTCACGAGCAAAAAGATCCTTTATTGATCTATAAATTTGAAGCTTTTGAATTGTTTAAAGCTATGCTAGACCAGGTAAACCGTGATGTGATTTCTTTCCTTTTCAAAGGTGAAATTCCTGAAGGAAATGTTTCTAACATTCACGAAGCAAGACAACGCAAAAAAGAAAAGGTAGAAACCCAGAAGGAAGAAATTCCTAATATAGATGAAAGAGCCGCTCAAAGTCGTGCTGCAGGGAACACCCAACAGCAACGCAAACCACAGGTAACCGAAACCATTACAAGAGACCAACCTAAAATTGGTCGTAATGATAAAGTGACTATTAAAAATGTGATGAGTGGAGAAAATAAAACGCTAAAATACAAACAAGCGATTCCGCTTATTGAAAAAGGAGATTGGGTTGTAGTAAACCAATAA
- a CDS encoding DUF4199 domain-containing protein: MKKYEIEIKWGVIFFAASLLWMYFEKLMGWHDVLIAKHPIYSNFFGLIAIAIYLFAIHDKRKNFFRGKMSWKQGFVSGVILSIVIALLSPIGTLITHYLITPEFFDNAIESSVARNAMSQKDAEAYFNLNSYIVQSIAGALMMGVVTAAIVALILKKK, translated from the coding sequence ATGAAAAAATACGAAATAGAAATAAAATGGGGAGTGATCTTTTTCGCGGCTTCCCTACTTTGGATGTATTTTGAAAAACTAATGGGGTGGCACGATGTGTTAATTGCCAAACATCCTATCTACTCAAACTTTTTCGGCCTAATTGCAATCGCGATTTACTTATTTGCCATTCACGATAAAAGAAAGAATTTTTTCCGCGGAAAAATGAGTTGGAAACAAGGCTTCGTTTCGGGAGTTATTTTAAGCATTGTAATTGCGCTCCTCTCCCCTATTGGCACATTAATTACTCATTATTTAATTACGCCCGAATTTTTTGACAATGCTATAGAAAGCAGTGTAGCGAGAAATGCAATGAGCCAGAAGGATGCCGAGGCTTACTTTAACCTCAACTCATACATAGTGCAATCTATAGCAGGAGCATTAATGATGGGCGTGGTAACAGCAGCAATTGTGGCTCTTATTTTAAAAAAGAAATAA